In the genome of Mytilus edulis chromosome 3, xbMytEdul2.2, whole genome shotgun sequence, one region contains:
- the LOC139516212 gene encoding uncharacterized transmembrane protein DDB_G0289901-like isoform X4 produces MWRIIIATCLAASAASLIPNYKSNDGYGTPTGYDDHYGKMTHGHGKTDHGDSKGKNGYSDGYSNTVYDDSYGKNGYSDGYGKTGYDNSYGKTGNSGGNGNTGNSVSHIAEILGGSQSTHTSSGHRKDYGSSGYKKSKKVVVVSHSGNTGNSVNHIAGILGGGSLTTHTSSGYGNDYGSSGYKKPKKVVVVSHSGSTENSVGNLAGILGGGSQATHTSSGYGNDYGSSGYKKHKNGVVVSNSGGTGNSVNHIAGILGGGSQGTHTSSGYGNDYGSSGYKKHKNGVVVSNSGSTGNSVDHIAGILGGGSQGTHTSSGYGNDYGSSGYKKPKKVVVVSNSGSTGNSVGNLAGILGGGSQGTHTSSGYGNDYGSSGYKKHKKVVVVSNSGGTGNSVNHIAGISGGGSQGTHTSSGYGNDYGSSGYKKPKKVVVVSNSGGTGNSVNHIAGILGGGSQGTHSSSGYGNDYGSSGYKKPKKVVVVSNSGSTGNSVGNLDGILGGGSQGTHTSSGYGNDYGSSGYKKPKKVVVVSNSGSTGNSVGNLAGILGGGSQGTHTPSGYGNDYGSSGYKKHKKVVVVSNSGGTGNSVNHIAGILGGGSQGTHTSSGYGNDYGSSGYKKPKKVVVVSNSGGTGNSVNHIAGIVGGGSQGTHSSSGYGNDYGSSGYKKPKKVVVVSNSGSTGNSVGNLAGILGGGSQGTHTSSGYGNDYGSSGYKKPKKVVVVSNSGSTGNSVGNLAGILGGASQGTHTSSGYGNDYGSSGYKKHKKVVVVSNSGGTRNSVNHIAGILGGGSQSTHTSSGYGNDYGSSGYKKPKKVVVVSNSGSTGNSVGNLAGILGGGSQGTHTSSGYGNDYGPSGYKKHKKVVVVSNSGSRGNSVNQIAGILGGSQSTHTSSGYGNDYGSSGYKEPKKVVVVSHSGSTGNSVGNLAGILGGGSQGTHSSSGYGNDYGSSGYKKPKKGVVESNSGNTGSSVNHIAGILGGSQSTRTSSGYRNDYGSSGYKKPKKVVVVSNSGSTGNSVGNLAGILGGGSQGTHTSSGYGNDYGSSGYKKPKKVVVVSHSGSTGNSVGNLARILGGGSQGTHSSSGYGNDYGSSGYKKHKKVVVVSNSGNTGSSVNHIAGILGGSQSTHTSSGYRNDYGSSGYKKPKKVVVVSNSGSTGNSVGNLAGILGGGSQGTHTSSGYGNDYGSSGYKKPKKKVVVVSHSGSTGNSVGNRAGILGGGSQGTHSSSGYGNDYGSSGYKKHKKVVVVSNSGNTGSSVNHIAGILGGSHNTHTSSGHGKDYGSSGYKKSKKVTVVPNTSNTVHSARIIAGILGGSHNTHTSSGHGNDYGSSGYKKSKKVIVVPNTSNAVHSARIIAGILGGSQNSHTSSGHGKDYGSSGYKKSKKVIVVPNTSNAVHSARIIAGILGGSQNSHTSSGQGKDYGSSGYKKSKKVVISNSGNTGNSADHIAAILGGSQSIHTPWSGHGKDYGSSGYKKSKKVIVVPSASNTGNSVGQISNILGGSQSTHTTSGHGNDYGSTGYRKVNNGGYGDDTGY; encoded by the exons ATGTGGCGAATAATTATAGCAACATGTCTTGCAGCAAGTGCAG catCTCTAATACCAAACTACAAATCAAACGATGGTTATGGTACGCCAACAGGATACGATGACCATTACGGGAAAATGACACATGGTCATGGTAAAACAGATCACGGTGACAGTAAAGGGAAAAACGGATACAGTGACGGTTATAGTAATACAGTTTATGATGACAGTTACGGGAAAAATGGATACAGTGACGGTTATGGTAAAACAGGTTACGATAACAGTTACGGGAAAACAGGAAACAGTGGAGGTAATGGAAACACAGGAAATTCGGTCAGCCATATAGCCGAAATTTTAGGTGGATCTCAAAGCACACATACATCGTCCGGTCACAGAAAAGACTATGGGTCTTCAGGATATAAAAAATCGAAAAAGGTTGTAGTTGTATCGCACTCTGGAAACACAGGAAATTCGGTCAACCATATAGCCGGAATTTTAGGTGGTGGATCTCTAACCACACATACATCGTCAGGTTATGGAAATGACTATGGGTCTTCAGGATATAAGAAACCTAAAAAAGTTGTAGTTGTATCGCACTCTGGAAGCACAGAAAATTCAGTAGGCAATCTAGCCGGAATCTTAGGTGGTGGATCTCAGGCAACACATACATCTTCAGGTTATGGAAATGACTATGGGTCTTCAGGATACAAGAAACATAAAAACGGTGTAGTTGTATCGAACTCTGGAGGAACAGGAAATTCAGTCAACCATATAGCCGGAATCTTAGGTGGTGGATCTCAGGGTACACATACATCGTCAGGTTATGGAAATGACTATGGGTCTTCAGGATATAAGAAACATAAAAACGGTGTAGTTGTATCAAACTCTGGAAGCACAGGAAATTCAGTAGATCATATAGCCGGAATCTTAGGTGGTGGATCTCAGGGTACACATACATCGTCAGGTTATGGAAATGACTATGGATCTTCAGGATATAAGAAACCTAAAAAAGTTGTAGTTGTATCAAACTCTGGAAGCACAGGAAATTCAGTCGGCAATCTAGCCGGAATCTTAGGTGGTGGATCTCAGGGGACACATACATCTTCAGGTTATGGAAATGATTATGGGTCTTCAGGAtataagaaacataaaaaggttgTAGTTGTATCGAATTCTGGAGGAACAGGAAATTCAGTCAACCATATAGCCGGAATCTCAGGTGGTGGATCTCAGGGTACACATACATCGTCAGGTTATGGAAATGACTATGGGTCTTCAGGATATAAGAAACCTAAAAAGGTTGTAGTTGTATCGAATTCTGGAGGAACAGGAAATTCAGTCAACCATATAGCCGGAATCTTAGGTGGTGGATCTCAGGGTACACATTCATCGTCAGGTTATGGAAATGACTATGGGTCTTCAGGATATAAGAAACCTAAAAAGGTTGTAGTTGTATCAAACTCTGGAAGCACAGGAAATTCAGTCGGCAATCTAGACGGAATCTTAGGTGGTGGATCTCAGGGTACACATACATCGTCAGGTTATGGAAATGACTATGGATCTTCAGGATATAAGAAACCTAAAAAAGTTGTAGTTGTATCAAACTCTGGAAGCACAGGAAATTCAGTCGGCAATCTAGCCGGAATCTTAGGTGGTGGATCTCAGGGGACACATACACCTTCAGGTTATGGAAATGATTATGGGTCTTCAGGAtataagaaacataaaaaggttgTAGTTGTATCGAATTCTGGAGGAACAGGAAATTCAGTCAACCATATAGCCGGAATCTTAGGTGGTGGATCTCAGGGTACACATACATCGTCAGGTTATGGAAATGACTATGGGTCTTCAGGATATAAGAAACCTAAAAAGGTTGTAGTTGTATCGAATTCTGGAGGAACAGGAAATTCGGTCAACCATATAGCCGGAATCGTAGGTGGTGGATCTCAGGGTACACATTCATCGTCAGGTTATGGAAATGACTATGGGTCTTCAGGATATAAGAAACCTAAAAAGGTTGTAGTTGTATCAAACTCTGGAAGCACAGGAAATTCAGTCGGCAATCTAGCCGGAATCTTAGGTGGTGGATCTCAGGGTACACATACATCGTCAGGTTATGGAAATGACTATGGATCTTCAGGATATAAGAAACCTAAAAAAGTTGTAGTTGTATCAAACTCTGGAAGCACAGGAAATTCAGTCGGCAATCTAGCCGGAATCTTAGGTGGTGCATCTCAGGGGACACATACATCTTCAGGTTATGGAAATGATTATGGGTCTTCAGGAtataagaaacataaaaaggttgTAGTTGTATCGAATTCTGGAGGAACAAGAAATTCAGTCAACCATATAGCCGGAATCTTAGGTG GTGGATCTCAAAGCACACATACATCGTCAGGTTATGGAAATGACTATGGGTCTTCAGGATATAAGAAACCTAAAAAGGTTGTAGTTGTATCAAACTCTGGAAGCACAGGAAATTCAGTCGGCAATCTAGCCGGAATCTTAGGTGGTGGATCTCAGGGTACACATACATCGTCAGGTTATGGAAATGACTATGGGCCTTCAGGAtataagaaacataaaaaggttgTAGTGGTATCGAACTCTGGAAGCAGAGGAAATTCAGTTAACCAAATAGCCGGTATTTTAGGTGGATCTCAAAGCACACATACATCGTCAGGTTATGGAAATGACTATGGGTCTTCAGGATATAAGGAACCTAAAAAAGTTGTAGTTGTATCGCACTCTGGAAGCACAGGAAATTCAGTCGGCAATCTAGCCGGAATCTTAGGTGGTGGATCTCAGGGTACACATTCATCGTCAGGTTATGGGAATGACTATGGGTCTTCAGGATATAAGAAACCTAAAAAAGGTGTAGTTGAATCAAACTCTGGAAACACAGGTAGTTCAGTTAACCATATAGCCGGAATTTTAGGTGGATCTCAAAGCACACGTACATCGTCAGGTTATAGAAATGACTATGGGTCTTCAGGATATAAGAAACCTAAAAAGGTTGTAGTTGTATCAAACTCTGGAAGCACAGGAAATTCAGTCGGCAATCTAGCCGGAATCTTAGGTGGTGGATCTCAGGGGACACATACATCGTCAGGTTATGGAAATGACTATGGGTCTTCAGGATATAAGAAACCTAAAAAAGTTGTAGTTGTATCGCACTCTGGAAGCACAGGAAATTCAGTCGGCAATCTAGCCAGAATCTTAGGTGGTGGATCTCAGGGTACACATTCATCGTCAGGTTATGGGAATGACTATGGGTCTTCAGGATATAAGAAACATAAAAAAGTTGTAGTTGTATCAAACTCTGGAAACACAGGTAGTTCAGTTAATCATATAGCCGGAATTTTAGGTGGATCTCAAAGCACACATACATCGTCAGGTTATAGAAATGACTATGGGTCTTCAGGATATAAGAAACCTAAAAAGGTTGTAGTTGTATCAAACTCTGGAAGCACAGGAAATTCAGTCGGCAATCTAGCCGGAATCTTAGGTGGTGGATCTCAGGGGACACATACATCGTCAGGTTATGGAAATGACTATGGGTCTTCAGGATATAagaaacctaaaaaaaaagttgtagttGTATCGCACTCTGGAAGCACAGGAAATTCAGTCGGCAATCGAGCCGGAATCTTAGGTGGTGGATCCCAGGGTACACATTCATCGTCAGGTTATGGGAATGACTATGGGTCTTCAGGATATAAGAAACATAAAAAAGTTGTAGTTGTATCAAACTCTGGAAACACAGGTAGTTCAGTTAACCATATAGCCGGAATTTTAGGTGGATCTCACAATACACATACATCTTCAGGTCACGGAAAAGACTATGGGTCTTCAGGatataaaaaatctaagaagGTTACAGTTGTTCCGAACACTAGCAACACAGTACATTCGGCCCGAATTATAGCCGGAATTTTAGGTGGATCTCACAACACACATACATCTTCAGGTCACGGAAACGACTATGGGTCTTCAGGatataaaaaatctaagaagGTTATAGTTGTTCCGAACACTAGCAACGCAGTACATTCGGCACGAATTATAGCCGGAATTTTAGGTGGATCCCAAAACTCACATACATCTTCAGGTCACGGAAAAGACTATGGGTCTTCAGGatataaaaaatctaagaagGTTATAGTTGTTCCGAACACTAGCAACGCAGTACATTCGGCACGAATTATAGCCGGAATTTTAGGTGGATCCCAAAACTCACATACATCTTCAGGTCAAGGAAAAGACTATGGGTCTTCAGGATATAAGAAATCTAAAAAGGTTGTAATATCTAACTCTGGCAACACAGGAAATTCGGCTGACCATATAGCCGCAATTTTAGGCGGATCTCAAAGCATACATACACCGTGGTCTGGTCACGGAAAAGACTATGGGTCTTCCGGatataaaaaatctaagaagGTTATAGTTGTACCAAGCGCTAGCAACACAGGAAATTCGGTCGGCCAAATATCCAACATCTTAGGTGGATCTCAAAGCACACATACTACTTCAGGTCACGGAAATGACTATGGGTCTACAGGGTATCGAAAGGTTAACAATGGAG GTTATGGTGATGATACAGGGTATTAA
- the LOC139516212 gene encoding uncharacterized transmembrane protein DDB_G0289901-like isoform X1, with protein sequence MWRIIIATCLAASAASLIPNYKSNDGYGTPTGYDDHYGKMTHGHGKTDHGDSKGKNGYSDGYSNTVYDDSYGKNGYSDGYGKTGYDNSYGKTGNSGGNGNTGNSVSHIAEILGGSQSTHTSSGHRKDYGSSGYKKSKKVVVVSHSGNTGNSVNHIAGILGGGSLTTHTSSGYGNDYGSSGYKKPKKVVVVSHSGSTENSVGNLAGILGGGSQATHTSSGYGNDYGSSGYKKHKNGVVVSNSGGTGNSVNHIAGILGGGSQGTHTSSGYGNDYGSSGYKKHKNGVVVSNSGSTGNSVDHIAGILGGGSQGTHTSSGYGNDYGSSGYKKPKKVVVVSNSGSTGNSVGNLAGILGGGSQGTHTSSGYGNDYGSSGYKKHKKVVVVSNSGGTGNSVNHIAGISGGGSQGTHTSSGYGNDYGSSGYKKPKKVVVVSNSGGTGNSVNHIAGILGGGSQGTHSSSGYGNDYGSSGYKKPKKVVVVSNSGSTGNSVGNLDGILGGGSQGTHTSSGYGNDYGSSGYKKPKKVVVVSNSGSTGNSVGNLAGILGGGSQGTHTPSGYGNDYGSSGYKKHKKVVVVSNSGGTGNSVNHIAGILGGGSQGTHTSSGYGNDYGSSGYKKPKKVVVVSNSGGTGNSVNHIAGIVGGGSQGTHSSSGYGNDYGSSGYKKPKKVVVVSNSGSTGNSVGNLAGILGGGSQGTHTSSGYGNDYGSSGYKKPKKVVVVSNSGSTGNSVGNLAGILGGASQGTHTSSGYGNDYGSSGYKKHKKVVVVSNSGGTRNSVNHIAGILGGGSQSTHTSSGYGNDYGSSGYKKPKKVVVVSNSGSTGNSVGNLAGILGGGSQGTHTSSGYGNDYGPSGYKKHKKVVVVSNSGSRGNSVNQIAGILGGSQSTHTSSGYGNDYGSSGYKEPKKVVVVSHSGSTGNSVGNLAGILGGGSQGTHSSSGYGNDYGSSGYKKPKKGVVESNSGNTGSSVNHIAGILGGSQSTRTSSGYRNDYGSSGYKKPKKVVVVSNSGSTGNSVGNLAGILGGGSQGTHTSSGYGNDYGSSGYKKPKKVVVVSHSGSTGNSVGNLARILGGGSQGTHSSSGYGNDYGSSGYKKHKKVVVVSNSGNTGSSVNHIAGILGGSQSTHTSSGYRNDYGSSGYKKPKKVVVVSNSGSTGNSVGNLAGILGGGSQGTHTSSGYGNDYGSSGYKKPKKKVVVVSHSGSTGNSVGNRAGILGGGSQGTHSSSGYGNDYGSSGYKKHKKVVVVSNSGNTGSSVNHIAGILGGSHNTHTSSGHGKDYGSSGYKKSKKVTVVPNTSNTVHSARIIAGILGGSHNTHTSSGHGNDYGSSGYKKSKKVIVVPNTSNAVHSARIIAGILGGSQNSHTSSGHGKDYGSSGYKKSKKVIVVPNTSNAVHSARIIAGILGGSQNSHTSSGQGKDYGSSGYKKSKKVVISNSGNTGNSADHIAAILGGSQSIHTPWSGHGKDYGSSGYKKSKKVIVVPSASNTGNSVGQISNILGGSQSTHTTSGHGNDYGSTGYRKVNNGGMNGITIRNGGRRQFMFRPCTPVFHPKNYRKFNVNRRPGYGDDTGY encoded by the exons ATGTGGCGAATAATTATAGCAACATGTCTTGCAGCAAGTGCAG catCTCTAATACCAAACTACAAATCAAACGATGGTTATGGTACGCCAACAGGATACGATGACCATTACGGGAAAATGACACATGGTCATGGTAAAACAGATCACGGTGACAGTAAAGGGAAAAACGGATACAGTGACGGTTATAGTAATACAGTTTATGATGACAGTTACGGGAAAAATGGATACAGTGACGGTTATGGTAAAACAGGTTACGATAACAGTTACGGGAAAACAGGAAACAGTGGAGGTAATGGAAACACAGGAAATTCGGTCAGCCATATAGCCGAAATTTTAGGTGGATCTCAAAGCACACATACATCGTCCGGTCACAGAAAAGACTATGGGTCTTCAGGATATAAAAAATCGAAAAAGGTTGTAGTTGTATCGCACTCTGGAAACACAGGAAATTCGGTCAACCATATAGCCGGAATTTTAGGTGGTGGATCTCTAACCACACATACATCGTCAGGTTATGGAAATGACTATGGGTCTTCAGGATATAAGAAACCTAAAAAAGTTGTAGTTGTATCGCACTCTGGAAGCACAGAAAATTCAGTAGGCAATCTAGCCGGAATCTTAGGTGGTGGATCTCAGGCAACACATACATCTTCAGGTTATGGAAATGACTATGGGTCTTCAGGATACAAGAAACATAAAAACGGTGTAGTTGTATCGAACTCTGGAGGAACAGGAAATTCAGTCAACCATATAGCCGGAATCTTAGGTGGTGGATCTCAGGGTACACATACATCGTCAGGTTATGGAAATGACTATGGGTCTTCAGGATATAAGAAACATAAAAACGGTGTAGTTGTATCAAACTCTGGAAGCACAGGAAATTCAGTAGATCATATAGCCGGAATCTTAGGTGGTGGATCTCAGGGTACACATACATCGTCAGGTTATGGAAATGACTATGGATCTTCAGGATATAAGAAACCTAAAAAAGTTGTAGTTGTATCAAACTCTGGAAGCACAGGAAATTCAGTCGGCAATCTAGCCGGAATCTTAGGTGGTGGATCTCAGGGGACACATACATCTTCAGGTTATGGAAATGATTATGGGTCTTCAGGAtataagaaacataaaaaggttgTAGTTGTATCGAATTCTGGAGGAACAGGAAATTCAGTCAACCATATAGCCGGAATCTCAGGTGGTGGATCTCAGGGTACACATACATCGTCAGGTTATGGAAATGACTATGGGTCTTCAGGATATAAGAAACCTAAAAAGGTTGTAGTTGTATCGAATTCTGGAGGAACAGGAAATTCAGTCAACCATATAGCCGGAATCTTAGGTGGTGGATCTCAGGGTACACATTCATCGTCAGGTTATGGAAATGACTATGGGTCTTCAGGATATAAGAAACCTAAAAAGGTTGTAGTTGTATCAAACTCTGGAAGCACAGGAAATTCAGTCGGCAATCTAGACGGAATCTTAGGTGGTGGATCTCAGGGTACACATACATCGTCAGGTTATGGAAATGACTATGGATCTTCAGGATATAAGAAACCTAAAAAAGTTGTAGTTGTATCAAACTCTGGAAGCACAGGAAATTCAGTCGGCAATCTAGCCGGAATCTTAGGTGGTGGATCTCAGGGGACACATACACCTTCAGGTTATGGAAATGATTATGGGTCTTCAGGAtataagaaacataaaaaggttgTAGTTGTATCGAATTCTGGAGGAACAGGAAATTCAGTCAACCATATAGCCGGAATCTTAGGTGGTGGATCTCAGGGTACACATACATCGTCAGGTTATGGAAATGACTATGGGTCTTCAGGATATAAGAAACCTAAAAAGGTTGTAGTTGTATCGAATTCTGGAGGAACAGGAAATTCGGTCAACCATATAGCCGGAATCGTAGGTGGTGGATCTCAGGGTACACATTCATCGTCAGGTTATGGAAATGACTATGGGTCTTCAGGATATAAGAAACCTAAAAAGGTTGTAGTTGTATCAAACTCTGGAAGCACAGGAAATTCAGTCGGCAATCTAGCCGGAATCTTAGGTGGTGGATCTCAGGGTACACATACATCGTCAGGTTATGGAAATGACTATGGATCTTCAGGATATAAGAAACCTAAAAAAGTTGTAGTTGTATCAAACTCTGGAAGCACAGGAAATTCAGTCGGCAATCTAGCCGGAATCTTAGGTGGTGCATCTCAGGGGACACATACATCTTCAGGTTATGGAAATGATTATGGGTCTTCAGGAtataagaaacataaaaaggttgTAGTTGTATCGAATTCTGGAGGAACAAGAAATTCAGTCAACCATATAGCCGGAATCTTAGGTG GTGGATCTCAAAGCACACATACATCGTCAGGTTATGGAAATGACTATGGGTCTTCAGGATATAAGAAACCTAAAAAGGTTGTAGTTGTATCAAACTCTGGAAGCACAGGAAATTCAGTCGGCAATCTAGCCGGAATCTTAGGTGGTGGATCTCAGGGTACACATACATCGTCAGGTTATGGAAATGACTATGGGCCTTCAGGAtataagaaacataaaaaggttgTAGTGGTATCGAACTCTGGAAGCAGAGGAAATTCAGTTAACCAAATAGCCGGTATTTTAGGTGGATCTCAAAGCACACATACATCGTCAGGTTATGGAAATGACTATGGGTCTTCAGGATATAAGGAACCTAAAAAAGTTGTAGTTGTATCGCACTCTGGAAGCACAGGAAATTCAGTCGGCAATCTAGCCGGAATCTTAGGTGGTGGATCTCAGGGTACACATTCATCGTCAGGTTATGGGAATGACTATGGGTCTTCAGGATATAAGAAACCTAAAAAAGGTGTAGTTGAATCAAACTCTGGAAACACAGGTAGTTCAGTTAACCATATAGCCGGAATTTTAGGTGGATCTCAAAGCACACGTACATCGTCAGGTTATAGAAATGACTATGGGTCTTCAGGATATAAGAAACCTAAAAAGGTTGTAGTTGTATCAAACTCTGGAAGCACAGGAAATTCAGTCGGCAATCTAGCCGGAATCTTAGGTGGTGGATCTCAGGGGACACATACATCGTCAGGTTATGGAAATGACTATGGGTCTTCAGGATATAAGAAACCTAAAAAAGTTGTAGTTGTATCGCACTCTGGAAGCACAGGAAATTCAGTCGGCAATCTAGCCAGAATCTTAGGTGGTGGATCTCAGGGTACACATTCATCGTCAGGTTATGGGAATGACTATGGGTCTTCAGGATATAAGAAACATAAAAAAGTTGTAGTTGTATCAAACTCTGGAAACACAGGTAGTTCAGTTAATCATATAGCCGGAATTTTAGGTGGATCTCAAAGCACACATACATCGTCAGGTTATAGAAATGACTATGGGTCTTCAGGATATAAGAAACCTAAAAAGGTTGTAGTTGTATCAAACTCTGGAAGCACAGGAAATTCAGTCGGCAATCTAGCCGGAATCTTAGGTGGTGGATCTCAGGGGACACATACATCGTCAGGTTATGGAAATGACTATGGGTCTTCAGGATATAagaaacctaaaaaaaaagttgtagttGTATCGCACTCTGGAAGCACAGGAAATTCAGTCGGCAATCGAGCCGGAATCTTAGGTGGTGGATCCCAGGGTACACATTCATCGTCAGGTTATGGGAATGACTATGGGTCTTCAGGATATAAGAAACATAAAAAAGTTGTAGTTGTATCAAACTCTGGAAACACAGGTAGTTCAGTTAACCATATAGCCGGAATTTTAGGTGGATCTCACAATACACATACATCTTCAGGTCACGGAAAAGACTATGGGTCTTCAGGatataaaaaatctaagaagGTTACAGTTGTTCCGAACACTAGCAACACAGTACATTCGGCCCGAATTATAGCCGGAATTTTAGGTGGATCTCACAACACACATACATCTTCAGGTCACGGAAACGACTATGGGTCTTCAGGatataaaaaatctaagaagGTTATAGTTGTTCCGAACACTAGCAACGCAGTACATTCGGCACGAATTATAGCCGGAATTTTAGGTGGATCCCAAAACTCACATACATCTTCAGGTCACGGAAAAGACTATGGGTCTTCAGGatataaaaaatctaagaagGTTATAGTTGTTCCGAACACTAGCAACGCAGTACATTCGGCACGAATTATAGCCGGAATTTTAGGTGGATCCCAAAACTCACATACATCTTCAGGTCAAGGAAAAGACTATGGGTCTTCAGGATATAAGAAATCTAAAAAGGTTGTAATATCTAACTCTGGCAACACAGGAAATTCGGCTGACCATATAGCCGCAATTTTAGGCGGATCTCAAAGCATACATACACCGTGGTCTGGTCACGGAAAAGACTATGGGTCTTCCGGatataaaaaatctaagaagGTTATAGTTGTACCAAGCGCTAGCAACACAGGAAATTCGGTCGGCCAAATATCCAACATCTTAGGTGGATCTCAAAGCACACATACTACTTCAGGTCACGGAAATGACTATGGGTCTACAGGGTATCGAAAGGTTAACAATGGAG GTATGAATGGCATAACAATCAGAAACGGAGGCAGACGACAGTTTATGTTTAGGCCTT GTACTCCTGTCTTCCATCCTAAAAATTACAGAAAGTTTAACGTTAACAGAAGACCAG GTTATGGTGATGATACAGGGTATTAA